One region of Vescimonas fastidiosa genomic DNA includes:
- a CDS encoding DUF4956 domain-containing protein, which yields MRQQILNLFTTPRDMSWEDILLNIVLAAVLGFFIFLSYAISHRGTIYSRKFNASLVILAVLTGTVMTVIGNNIALSLGMVGALSIVRFRTAIKDSRDTVYIFWSIIVGICCGVGDYAVACIGSAVTFTVILLLGCIKSDNRMLLIIRAHRSKQEPIKAQVYKLFRAKATLRVENTTEDTVELIYEITQKLLRRAEQTTPDIPGSIYSLGSIDYVNLVMQNDEVSN from the coding sequence ATGAGACAACAGATCCTGAACCTTTTTACCACACCCCGCGATATGTCGTGGGAGGATATTCTGCTCAATATCGTCCTGGCCGCCGTGCTGGGCTTTTTTATCTTCCTGTCCTACGCCATCTCCCACCGCGGGACGATCTACAGCCGCAAGTTCAACGCCTCACTCGTCATTCTCGCGGTGCTGACGGGGACGGTCATGACCGTCATCGGCAACAACATCGCGCTGTCTCTCGGTATGGTGGGCGCGCTGTCCATCGTCCGCTTCCGCACCGCCATCAAGGACTCGCGCGATACGGTTTATATCTTTTGGTCCATCATTGTCGGCATCTGCTGCGGCGTGGGCGATTATGCCGTGGCCTGCATCGGCAGCGCCGTGACCTTCACGGTGATCCTGCTGCTCGGCTGCATCAAGAGCGATAACCGGATGCTGCTCATCATCCGCGCCCACCGCAGCAAGCAGGAGCCGATCAAGGCGCAGGTCTACAAACTCTTTCGCGCCAAAGCGACGCTGCGTGTGGAAAACACGACGGAGGATACGGTCGAACTGATCTACGAGATCACGCAAAAGCTCCTGCGCCGCGCGGAGCAGACAACGCCGGACATTCCCGGCAGCATCTATTCGCTGGGAAGCATCGATTATGTCAATCTTGTCATGCAGAACGACGAGGTGTCGAACTGA
- a CDS encoding CotH kinase family protein, producing the protein MKYKRMALAACALLLLLSATNLSAVLTDEHPRYHQHLERPAYTPCAEHDGETLCTHLPLVLIDTGGTEIPGVPIQSGGSGREDDAFTTTADGSTLLRASVSVVDHAEGNNHPADTPTLQSVIDIRVRGNSSRYFDKHSYLVKTLTDDGAASRDVAMLGMDAFDEWALHGPYLDKTLIRNYMWYNLAGEIMDYAPNVRFCEVLLNGVYQGLYVMTETVSSGADARLKLTEPSKDTVQTSYALRLDRGSGNEVKNIEAFSQYALRNLQDMDIVYPGTKWLTPERAAWIAQDFSDFEKSLYSYDYDTEPYAWWEQADMSSFVDYFILNEFTCNYDAGWLSTYIYRDVRGKYKMCIWDFNSACDNYSHPVTEPQHFELQYNVWYYMLSKDEDFINAVIERYRALRQGVLSDAYLNDYMDAVVEWLGPAIDRNFSVWGYALDKDMISPAGRNPHTHTEAVAQMKRFCAERGAWMDEHIDILRQYSHESKNKKFNH; encoded by the coding sequence ATGAAATACAAGCGAATGGCTCTTGCGGCCTGTGCGCTGCTGCTCCTCCTATCCGCAACAAACCTGTCAGCCGTGCTGACCGATGAGCACCCACGCTATCATCAGCATCTTGAGCGCCCCGCCTACACGCCCTGCGCCGAGCATGACGGCGAGACGCTCTGCACGCATCTGCCGCTCGTGCTCATCGACACCGGCGGCACGGAGATCCCCGGCGTTCCCATCCAGAGCGGCGGCAGCGGCCGTGAGGACGATGCTTTCACCACCACCGCAGACGGCAGTACACTGCTGCGCGCGTCCGTCTCGGTGGTGGATCATGCCGAGGGCAACAATCACCCCGCCGACACGCCGACGCTTCAGAGCGTCATTGACATTCGAGTGCGAGGCAACTCCTCGCGCTATTTTGATAAGCACAGCTATCTTGTCAAGACGCTGACGGACGACGGTGCGGCCTCGCGCGATGTCGCCATGCTGGGGATGGATGCCTTCGACGAGTGGGCGCTGCATGGGCCGTACCTCGATAAGACACTCATCCGCAATTATATGTGGTACAATCTTGCGGGCGAGATCATGGACTACGCGCCGAATGTGCGCTTCTGCGAGGTACTGCTCAACGGAGTGTATCAGGGGCTTTATGTTATGACGGAGACTGTCAGCTCCGGCGCGGATGCCCGCTTGAAGCTCACGGAGCCGTCGAAGGACACGGTGCAGACGAGCTATGCTCTGCGCCTTGACCGCGGCAGCGGCAACGAGGTCAAAAACATTGAGGCCTTCTCCCAATACGCCCTGCGAAATCTGCAGGATATGGACATCGTCTATCCGGGAACAAAATGGCTTACGCCGGAGCGCGCGGCGTGGATCGCACAGGATTTCTCCGACTTTGAAAAGTCACTCTACTCCTATGACTATGATACCGAGCCCTATGCATGGTGGGAGCAGGCGGACATGAGCTCTTTCGTGGACTACTTTATCCTCAACGAGTTTACCTGCAACTATGATGCGGGCTGGCTTTCCACCTATATCTACAGGGATGTGCGCGGCAAATACAAAATGTGCATCTGGGACTTCAACTCCGCCTGTGACAACTACAGTCATCCGGTCACAGAGCCGCAGCATTTTGAGCTGCAATACAATGTCTGGTACTATATGCTCAGCAAGGACGAGGACTTTATAAACGCCGTGATCGAGCGCTACCGTGCGCTGCGGCAGGGTGTCCTGAGCGATGCATATCTCAACGACTATATGGATGCCGTGGTGGAATGGCTCGGCCCCGCCATCGACCGCAATTTCTCCGTCTGGGGCTACGCGCTGGATAAGGATATGATCTCACCCGCAGGGCGAAACCCGCACACGCACACCGAGGCCGTCGCGCAGATGAAGCGCTTCTGCGCGGAGCGCGGCGCGTGGATGGATGAGCACATCGACATTCTGCGCCAATACAGCCACGAATCCAAAAATAAGAAATTCAACCACTGA
- a CDS encoding HEAT repeat domain-containing protein, which translates to MFVQILIYTYLGICAGMILFNIATALLSRRREHRSFCDGIRLELTVSQELDRLAETGAVSERHLRFMERRLRRVNGMAAFDAALERLRVRRPELTRSYLTALNGVMITLAEDYCRRDEIEAAYFPYIIKKYQLLGGADDAPLKEELLKLLNEPSIYCRENAMQALYTSGDAQIIVRALRIIDASSLYYNPKLLADGLLNFNGDETELSEALWAAFEDFKVWMQVTILNYFRFSSGAHCERVLALLNDGARDDELRFSCLRYFGRYPYEPVYPDLLRYATPSENARWEYAAIASSVLASYPGEQTLTTLKQNLYHPNWYIRFNASQSLERLGCGYRDLIDVIEGHDRYASEILRYRFDVRELEERKEDAVCTTV; encoded by the coding sequence GTGTTTGTTCAAATTCTGATCTACACCTATCTCGGCATCTGCGCCGGCATGATCCTCTTTAACATTGCAACGGCGCTCCTTTCGCGGCGCAGGGAGCATCGTTCCTTCTGCGACGGCATCCGCCTTGAGCTGACGGTCTCGCAGGAGCTTGACCGTCTTGCGGAGACCGGAGCGGTCAGCGAGAGGCATCTGCGCTTCATGGAGCGCAGACTGCGCCGCGTGAACGGCATGGCGGCCTTTGACGCCGCGCTGGAGCGCCTGCGCGTGAGGCGGCCAGAGCTGACCCGCTCCTATCTGACGGCGCTTAACGGTGTGATGATCACGCTGGCAGAGGATTACTGCCGCCGCGATGAGATCGAGGCGGCGTACTTCCCCTACATCATCAAGAAATACCAGCTGCTCGGCGGCGCGGACGACGCGCCGCTCAAGGAGGAGCTGCTCAAACTGCTGAACGAGCCGAGCATCTACTGCCGCGAGAACGCCATGCAGGCGCTCTACACCTCGGGCGACGCGCAGATCATCGTGCGCGCGCTGCGCATCATCGACGCGAGCAGCCTCTACTACAACCCCAAGCTCCTTGCCGACGGACTTTTGAACTTCAACGGCGACGAGACGGAGCTTTCCGAGGCGCTGTGGGCGGCGTTTGAGGATTTCAAGGTCTGGATGCAGGTGACGATCCTCAACTATTTCCGCTTTTCCTCCGGCGCGCACTGTGAACGGGTGCTCGCGCTCCTCAACGACGGCGCGCGGGACGACGAGCTGCGCTTTTCCTGCCTGCGCTATTTCGGTCGCTACCCCTATGAGCCGGTCTATCCCGATCTGCTGCGCTATGCGACGCCCTCGGAAAACGCGCGCTGGGAGTACGCCGCCATCGCCTCGTCGGTGCTGGCGAGCTATCCGGGGGAGCAGACCCTGACGACGCTCAAGCAGAACCTGTATCATCCCAACTGGTATATCCGCTTCAATGCCTCGCAGAGCCTGGAGCGGCTTGGCTGCGGCTACCGTGATCTGATCGACGTGATCGAGGGGCACGACCGCTACGCCTCCGAGATCCTGCGCTATCGCTTTGATGTGCGGGAGCTGGAGGAGCGAAAGGAGGACGCAGTATGTACGACGGTATAA